A single window of Trachemys scripta elegans isolate TJP31775 chromosome 18, CAS_Tse_1.0, whole genome shotgun sequence DNA harbors:
- the DERL2 gene encoding derlin-2 isoform X4 produces MAYQTFRQEYLQVPPVTRAYTTACVLTTAAVVWRLITNYLFFGPVGFNFLFNMIFLYRYCRMLEEGSFRGRTADFVFMFLFGGLLMTLFGLFVNLVFLGQAFTIMLVYVWSRRNPYVRMNFFGLLIFQAPFLPWVLMGFSLLLGNSIIVDLLGIAVGHIYFFLEDIFPHQPGGGRLLKTPSILKAMFDTPEDDPNYNPLPEERPGGFAWGEGQRLGG; encoded by the exons ATGGCGTACCAGACCTTCCGGCAGGAGTACCTGCAGGTGCCGCCCGTTACCCGGGCCTACACCACCGCCTGCGTCCTCACCACTGCCGCCGTG GTATGGCGGTTGATTACAAACTACTTATTCTTTGGGCCAGttggatttaattttttatttaatatgattttttt ATATCGTTACTGCCGAATGCTTGAGGAGGGGTCTTTCCGAGGTCGGACAGCAGACTTTGTATTTATGTTCCTTTTTGGTGGACTTTTAATGACT CTTTTTGGCTTGTTTGTGAACTTGGTTTTCCTGGGTCAGGCCTTTACAATAATGCTCGTGTATGTGTGGAGCCGCAGGAATCCCTACGTCCGTATGAACTTTTTTGGTCTTCTCATCTTCCAGGCCCCATTTCTGCCCTGGGTACTCATGGGCTTTTCATTGCTATTGGGGAACTCCATCATTGTGGATCTTTTGG GGATCGCAGTTGGACACATATATTTTTTCTTAGAGGATATCTTTCCTCATCAGCCTGGTGGTGGACGGCTTCTGAAAACACCATCTATTTT GAAAGCAATGTTTGATACACCAGAAGATGATCCCAATTACAATCCGCTGCCCGAAGAGCGACCAGGAGGATTTGCATGGGGTGAAGGTCAGCGCCTCGGAGGCTAA
- the DERL2 gene encoding derlin-2 isoform X2 produces MAYQTFRQEYLQVPPVTRAYTTACVLTTAAVQLELITPFQLYFNPELIFKHFQVWRLITNYLFFGPVGFNFLFNMIFLYRYCRMLEEGSFRGRTADFVFMFLFGGLLMTLFGLFVNLVFLGQAFTIMLVYVWSRRNPYVRMNFFGLLIFQAPFLPWVLMGFSLLLGNSIIVDLLGIAVGHIYFFLEDIFPHQPGGGRLLKTPSILKAMFDTPEDDPNYNPLPEERPGGFAWGEGQRLGG; encoded by the exons ATGGCGTACCAGACCTTCCGGCAGGAGTACCTGCAGGTGCCGCCCGTTACCCGGGCCTACACCACCGCCTGCGTCCTCACCACTGCCGCCGTG CAATTAGAACTAATCACACCATTTCAACTGTATTTTAACCCCGAATTAATATTTAAACACTTTCAA GTATGGCGGTTGATTACAAACTACTTATTCTTTGGGCCAGttggatttaattttttatttaatatgattttttt ATATCGTTACTGCCGAATGCTTGAGGAGGGGTCTTTCCGAGGTCGGACAGCAGACTTTGTATTTATGTTCCTTTTTGGTGGACTTTTAATGACT CTTTTTGGCTTGTTTGTGAACTTGGTTTTCCTGGGTCAGGCCTTTACAATAATGCTCGTGTATGTGTGGAGCCGCAGGAATCCCTACGTCCGTATGAACTTTTTTGGTCTTCTCATCTTCCAGGCCCCATTTCTGCCCTGGGTACTCATGGGCTTTTCATTGCTATTGGGGAACTCCATCATTGTGGATCTTTTGG GGATCGCAGTTGGACACATATATTTTTTCTTAGAGGATATCTTTCCTCATCAGCCTGGTGGTGGACGGCTTCTGAAAACACCATCTATTTT GAAAGCAATGTTTGATACACCAGAAGATGATCCCAATTACAATCCGCTGCCCGAAGAGCGACCAGGAGGATTTGCATGGGGTGAAGGTCAGCGCCTCGGAGGCTAA
- the MIS12 gene encoding protein MIS12 homolog has translation MSVNPMAYEAQFFGFTPQTCMLRVYIAFQDYLFEMMLVVERVILKKLEGFPDSKISPFQIRKSTEKFLLFMKERFDHLFSKMEQMLLQLVLNIPKNVLLPEDKVHEQYPYSKEQFQTLQGEIDQLQKQYKVEVSAGQALLAELEEQKMVQAELEKTLQWFDGLENICREHGTSNLKESFAFLTQTSKKLQDILKEVEKKNKRLQKSSLHAV, from the coding sequence ATGTCAGTGAATCCTATGGCATATGAAGCCCAGTTCTTTGGTTTTACCCCTCAGACATGTATGCTTAGGGTCTACATTGCATTTCAAGACTACCTGTTTGAAATGATGCTGGTTGTGGAAAGAGTCATTCTGAAGAAACTAGAAGGCTTTCCTGACTCTAAGATCAGTCCATTCCAAATCCGTAAGAGCACAGagaaatttcttctcttcatgaaGGAGCGCTTTGATCACCTCTTCAGCAAAATGGAACAAATGCTTTTGCAGTTGGTGTTAAACATCCCTAAAAATGTTTTACTTCCTGAAGACAAGGTCCACGAGCAGTACCCCTACAGTAAGGAACAGTTTCAAACTCTTCAAGGTGAAATTGATCAACTACAGAAACAATACAAGGTCGAAGTGTCTGCTGGACAGGCCCTTTTAGCAGAATTAGAAGAACAGAAAATGGTTCAGGCAGAACTTGAGAAGACCCTCCAGTGGTTTGATGGGCTTGAGAACATATGCAGAGAGCACGGGACTAGCAATTTAAAGGAAAGCTTTGCATTCTTGACGCAAACTTCTAAGAAACTGCAAGATATACTAAAGGaagttgaaaagaaaaacaaaagattgCAAAAAAGTAGTCTCCATGCAGTGTAA
- the DERL2 gene encoding derlin-2 isoform X1 codes for MAYQTFRQEYLQVPPVTRAYTTACVLTTAAVQLELITPFQLYFNPELIFKHFQVSNNIQMKVWRLITNYLFFGPVGFNFLFNMIFLYRYCRMLEEGSFRGRTADFVFMFLFGGLLMTLFGLFVNLVFLGQAFTIMLVYVWSRRNPYVRMNFFGLLIFQAPFLPWVLMGFSLLLGNSIIVDLLGIAVGHIYFFLEDIFPHQPGGGRLLKTPSILKAMFDTPEDDPNYNPLPEERPGGFAWGEGQRLGG; via the exons ATGGCGTACCAGACCTTCCGGCAGGAGTACCTGCAGGTGCCGCCCGTTACCCGGGCCTACACCACCGCCTGCGTCCTCACCACTGCCGCCGTG CAATTAGAACTAATCACACCATTTCAACTGTATTTTAACCCCGAATTAATATTTAAACACTTTCAA GTTTCTAATAACATTCAAATGAAG GTATGGCGGTTGATTACAAACTACTTATTCTTTGGGCCAGttggatttaattttttatttaatatgattttttt ATATCGTTACTGCCGAATGCTTGAGGAGGGGTCTTTCCGAGGTCGGACAGCAGACTTTGTATTTATGTTCCTTTTTGGTGGACTTTTAATGACT CTTTTTGGCTTGTTTGTGAACTTGGTTTTCCTGGGTCAGGCCTTTACAATAATGCTCGTGTATGTGTGGAGCCGCAGGAATCCCTACGTCCGTATGAACTTTTTTGGTCTTCTCATCTTCCAGGCCCCATTTCTGCCCTGGGTACTCATGGGCTTTTCATTGCTATTGGGGAACTCCATCATTGTGGATCTTTTGG GGATCGCAGTTGGACACATATATTTTTTCTTAGAGGATATCTTTCCTCATCAGCCTGGTGGTGGACGGCTTCTGAAAACACCATCTATTTT GAAAGCAATGTTTGATACACCAGAAGATGATCCCAATTACAATCCGCTGCCCGAAGAGCGACCAGGAGGATTTGCATGGGGTGAAGGTCAGCGCCTCGGAGGCTAA
- the DERL2 gene encoding derlin-2 isoform X3 — MAYQTFRQEYLQVPPVTRAYTTACVLTTAAVVSNNIQMKVWRLITNYLFFGPVGFNFLFNMIFLYRYCRMLEEGSFRGRTADFVFMFLFGGLLMTLFGLFVNLVFLGQAFTIMLVYVWSRRNPYVRMNFFGLLIFQAPFLPWVLMGFSLLLGNSIIVDLLGIAVGHIYFFLEDIFPHQPGGGRLLKTPSILKAMFDTPEDDPNYNPLPEERPGGFAWGEGQRLGG, encoded by the exons ATGGCGTACCAGACCTTCCGGCAGGAGTACCTGCAGGTGCCGCCCGTTACCCGGGCCTACACCACCGCCTGCGTCCTCACCACTGCCGCCGTG GTTTCTAATAACATTCAAATGAAG GTATGGCGGTTGATTACAAACTACTTATTCTTTGGGCCAGttggatttaattttttatttaatatgattttttt ATATCGTTACTGCCGAATGCTTGAGGAGGGGTCTTTCCGAGGTCGGACAGCAGACTTTGTATTTATGTTCCTTTTTGGTGGACTTTTAATGACT CTTTTTGGCTTGTTTGTGAACTTGGTTTTCCTGGGTCAGGCCTTTACAATAATGCTCGTGTATGTGTGGAGCCGCAGGAATCCCTACGTCCGTATGAACTTTTTTGGTCTTCTCATCTTCCAGGCCCCATTTCTGCCCTGGGTACTCATGGGCTTTTCATTGCTATTGGGGAACTCCATCATTGTGGATCTTTTGG GGATCGCAGTTGGACACATATATTTTTTCTTAGAGGATATCTTTCCTCATCAGCCTGGTGGTGGACGGCTTCTGAAAACACCATCTATTTT GAAAGCAATGTTTGATACACCAGAAGATGATCCCAATTACAATCCGCTGCCCGAAGAGCGACCAGGAGGATTTGCATGGGGTGAAGGTCAGCGCCTCGGAGGCTAA